The following proteins are co-located in the Mesotoga sp. BH458_6_3_2_1 genome:
- a CDS encoding response regulator → MKKLLVLLFVVVSTIMFLVSPCFAVDGKITLTEDEIVFVNEHPVIRLGVDPAFVPFEFIDKDGRYKGITADLLSLVSDRTGLRFEIIPGLSWPEAYDLALSGEVDALPAISRTDERERHFLFSEPYYYFKRVIVTRDTDKGISGIEDLEGLTVAVQRNSSHHSYLMYYPRINLSLYDSVEAAITAVANGTERAFVGNLATTNHLIRENGLTNLRFTAFEAEKQLALHFAVRKDWPHLISIINKALDSITQEERIAINSKWIDLESEVDYGRIIRIISIFGAFVGVAMAVSIYWIFRLKKEVRKRELIQIDLERAKREAEDANEFKSSFMARMSHEIRTPLNAITGMAYLLKKTEISLTQSMYVDRITQASNNMLSIINDILDFSKIEAGKVELEITSFSMDQIIQDVVNIVSYKIEEQGIGFRLSKDPLIPNWFFGDQKRIEQILLNILNNAAKFTSAGEVSLDVRLVAKENEKYHLSFSVRDTGIGMTEEQIKNLFMPFIQGDSTINRRFGGSGLGLSIVKNLVEMMGGKIEVFSTPGEGSTFIIHLSLDVDKEREELYAKTFSATHFKNIRTLVLEKTGASMNLIESYLGAFGMHCELTTSQESAVSMLEAADGKFAKSFDLFILDYDTPSEGGFEFAVSIRNNKRIPKTPKLIMLLPMMREDLFDKLNDYGIDMGIGKPIIPSILLNGILDIFKLKAVSATHPSIKERVSQAKLERPHQVLLVEDNKTNQLIAKSILQQVGIESILAGDGKTAIELYSQHKEKIDLILMDLHMPILNGYEAAKEIRKMSTSVPIVAMTADVILGVKEKCEESGIHHYISKPFDPDHFIQTIKEIILENEEERIQESTVLDHSAGLKNIGGDIEVYRQILKAYLEENRETVEKLSLAINEKRYSDAAQIVHKVKGSSGSIGAKELHTVSMELQKALNEEKEDKIQPLKDRFSGLLRRLIEEIDRFHAQK, encoded by the coding sequence ATGAAAAAGCTTCTAGTCCTGTTATTCGTAGTCGTAAGCACAATAATGTTTTTGGTAAGTCCCTGTTTTGCGGTGGATGGAAAGATAACTTTGACTGAAGATGAGATCGTTTTCGTGAATGAGCATCCTGTTATAAGGCTCGGAGTAGATCCCGCCTTTGTGCCGTTTGAGTTCATTGACAAAGACGGAAGATACAAGGGTATTACTGCGGACCTTTTGTCGCTTGTCAGCGATAGAACAGGTCTCAGATTTGAGATTATTCCGGGGTTGAGCTGGCCAGAAGCATATGATCTGGCTCTGTCGGGCGAGGTCGACGCTTTGCCTGCAATATCGAGAACCGACGAGAGAGAGAGACACTTCCTTTTCTCCGAACCTTATTATTACTTCAAGAGGGTAATCGTAACCAGAGACACCGACAAGGGTATCTCCGGAATCGAAGACCTGGAAGGATTAACAGTGGCTGTGCAAAGAAACAGTTCTCATCACAGTTACTTGATGTACTATCCGAGGATAAACCTGAGTCTGTACGACTCTGTCGAGGCCGCAATCACGGCAGTGGCAAACGGAACGGAGAGGGCTTTCGTCGGAAACCTCGCTACTACGAATCATCTAATACGCGAAAACGGGCTGACAAACTTGCGATTCACTGCATTCGAAGCGGAGAAGCAGCTGGCCCTGCATTTTGCAGTTCGCAAAGACTGGCCCCACTTAATAAGTATTATCAACAAGGCGTTGGATTCGATCACACAGGAAGAGAGAATTGCCATCAACAGCAAATGGATCGATTTGGAGTCAGAGGTTGACTATGGCCGTATAATCCGGATTATTTCTATCTTTGGCGCCTTCGTTGGCGTTGCAATGGCTGTTTCGATCTACTGGATTTTTCGTCTGAAAAAGGAAGTCAGAAAAAGGGAGCTCATTCAGATAGATCTGGAGAGGGCAAAACGAGAAGCAGAAGATGCAAATGAATTCAAGTCCAGCTTCATGGCGCGGATGTCTCACGAAATTCGGACGCCGCTCAATGCAATTACGGGAATGGCATACCTTCTGAAGAAGACAGAGATTTCTTTGACTCAGAGTATGTATGTGGATCGGATTACTCAGGCCTCGAACAACATGTTGAGTATAATTAACGATATTCTTGACTTCTCTAAAATCGAAGCCGGCAAGGTCGAGCTGGAGATCACTTCTTTCAGCATGGATCAGATCATCCAGGATGTCGTGAATATCGTGTCTTACAAGATCGAAGAACAGGGAATCGGTTTCAGGCTTTCGAAGGATCCCCTTATTCCCAACTGGTTTTTCGGTGACCAGAAGCGAATAGAACAGATTCTCCTCAATATCCTTAACAATGCAGCGAAATTCACAAGTGCCGGTGAAGTCTCGCTTGACGTCAGGCTAGTTGCTAAGGAAAATGAGAAGTATCATCTGTCATTCTCCGTCAGAGATACCGGTATCGGGATGACCGAAGAGCAGATAAAGAACTTGTTTATGCCTTTCATACAAGGAGACAGCACCATCAACCGTCGATTTGGGGGTTCGGGACTGGGACTGTCGATCGTCAAGAATCTTGTGGAAATGATGGGAGGAAAAATCGAGGTTTTTAGCACCCCGGGAGAAGGCTCCACGTTCATCATTCATCTGTCACTGGATGTCGACAAAGAGAGGGAGGAACTATATGCGAAAACCTTCTCGGCGACTCACTTCAAGAATATCAGGACTCTCGTACTTGAGAAGACGGGGGCAAGTATGAACTTGATCGAGAGCTATCTCGGCGCTTTTGGAATGCATTGTGAACTCACGACCTCGCAGGAAAGTGCAGTGAGCATGTTGGAAGCTGCTGATGGGAAGTTCGCCAAATCCTTCGACCTGTTCATTCTGGATTACGATACACCGTCTGAAGGGGGCTTCGAATTTGCAGTTTCAATTCGAAATAACAAAAGGATACCTAAGACTCCAAAGCTTATCATGCTCCTGCCAATGATGAGAGAGGACTTGTTCGATAAACTTAACGACTATGGAATCGATATGGGAATCGGCAAGCCGATCATTCCTTCAATCCTCTTGAATGGAATTCTCGACATTTTCAAGCTGAAGGCCGTGTCTGCCACCCATCCTTCAATAAAAGAGCGAGTGAGCCAGGCAAAACTGGAACGACCACATCAGGTTCTCCTGGTGGAAGACAACAAGACCAATCAATTGATTGCCAAGTCTATTCTCCAGCAAGTGGGAATTGAATCGATTCTGGCCGGCGACGGTAAGACTGCCATTGAACTTTACTCGCAGCATAAGGAAAAGATCGACTTGATCTTGATGGATCTGCACATGCCTATATTGAATGGTTACGAGGCGGCGAAGGAGATCAGGAAGATGTCAACCAGTGTCCCGATTGTGGCGATGACCGCGGATGTTATTCTCGGTGTCAAAGAGAAATGCGAAGAAAGTGGGATTCATCATTACATAAGCAAGCCCTTTGACCCCGACCATTTCATTCAAACCATCAAAGAAATAATACTGGAAAATGAGGAAGAGAGAATACAAGAGTCGACCGTTCTCGATCATTCGGCCGGACTGAAGAACATTGGTGGCGATATAGAAGTCTATCGGCAGATATTGAAGGCATACTTGGAAGAGAACCGGGAAACCGTAGAAAAGCTTTCACTTGCAATAAATGAAAAGAGATATTCCGATGCCGCGCAGATCGTCCACAAGGTTAAGGGAAGCTCAGGCAGTATTGGAGCAAAGGAATTGCACACAGTGTCGATGGAATTGCAGAAGGCTTTAAATGAAGAAAAGGAAGACAAAATACAGCCGCTGAAAGATAGATTTTCTGGCTTGCTGAGAAGACTGATCGAGGAAATCGATCGGTTTCATGCCCAGAAATGA
- a CDS encoding EAL domain-containing protein yields MSAKILVVDDSASDRFIIERMLREYDILTACDGIEAMQQIDEHGDIDIVILDLNMPKMDGFEVLKALKSNDRYKGLRTIILTNYDELDNEIEGLRLGAVDYIRKPVNMDSLKARIEIHVELLRIQQMLEQKLYEQGLTFDTIFQQAPIGIAISHGSEPSNGRENTVARFNPMFEKITGRTKDELMELGWAKITYPDDLDKDLINFKKLQRGELSSYSMEKRYVRPDGSIVWVQMTVAPLIISNDDRYNHICLAQEITRRKEMEADLLESERSKSVLLSHLPGLAYRCKYDRQWTMEFVSAGCSTLTGYSPESLINNKELAFCDLVAPEYRESLWIEWEKAIAKRMPLNYEYQIITAEGERKWVLEMGEGVFGEGGEVEALEGIIIDITYRKRIEDRLKYNSEHDRWTGLHNLNYLETLLERDGKHRRLENRAFVSTNLNTVQSLTATYGFHYTQELMREVADMLGQYCTDRRMLFYTYENLFVFYLKDYKDREELTEFCRDIANMLESLLVAERIGGGIGVVQIDKDSDRDVDQLMKRLLIASEKALNIYDRDVGICFYDAEIEMEMIREEEIKRELTKIAADENYGELFLQYQPILDLESNRICGFEALSRLKIEKFGLVPALEFIPIAEKTKLIVPIGRRAIIRALRFLRRLKDNGFGGVLVSINVSAIQLLRSDFSENLFKMIDRTQVNRENIGLEITESVFASNYEEINRIIGGLKDSGIQIAIDDFGTGYSSLARERELNVNCLKIDKSFIDKLMCLDAKNTITSDIISMAHKLGHCVIAEGVEHEKQRQYLHSWGCDRIQGYLIGKPLDEEAAIGVLKASQLL; encoded by the coding sequence ATGTCTGCAAAAATTTTGGTTGTGGACGATTCGGCATCAGATCGTTTCATAATCGAGAGAATGTTGCGCGAATACGATATCCTTACGGCATGTGACGGAATAGAGGCCATGCAACAAATCGATGAACATGGCGATATTGACATTGTGATACTGGATCTGAATATGCCTAAGATGGATGGGTTCGAGGTTCTAAAAGCTTTGAAGTCAAATGATCGATACAAGGGACTCCGCACGATAATTTTGACGAACTACGATGAGCTGGATAATGAGATAGAAGGTCTGAGACTTGGTGCAGTGGACTACATAAGAAAGCCCGTAAATATGGATTCCTTGAAAGCCAGAATTGAAATTCACGTTGAACTGCTTCGAATCCAGCAAATGCTCGAGCAGAAGCTGTATGAACAGGGCCTGACTTTCGATACGATTTTCCAGCAGGCGCCCATTGGGATAGCTATTTCACACGGCTCTGAACCGTCTAATGGCAGGGAGAATACCGTTGCGAGGTTCAATCCTATGTTCGAGAAAATAACAGGAAGAACTAAGGATGAATTGATGGAGCTTGGCTGGGCGAAGATCACATATCCCGATGATCTCGATAAGGACTTGATAAACTTCAAGAAGTTGCAGCGTGGTGAGCTCAGTAGTTATTCAATGGAGAAGCGATATGTTAGGCCCGACGGTTCGATCGTTTGGGTTCAAATGACCGTGGCTCCGCTCATAATTTCGAATGATGACAGGTACAACCATATATGTCTGGCTCAGGAAATCACGAGACGAAAAGAGATGGAGGCCGACCTACTCGAGAGCGAGCGCAGCAAGTCCGTTCTTCTCTCCCATCTTCCCGGTCTTGCTTACAGGTGCAAGTACGATCGGCAGTGGACTATGGAGTTTGTTTCTGCCGGCTGCTCCACACTTACTGGCTATTCGCCTGAAAGCCTAATAAACAACAAAGAGCTTGCCTTTTGCGATTTGGTTGCTCCGGAATACCGTGAATCCCTCTGGATAGAATGGGAGAAGGCAATTGCGAAGAGGATGCCCCTGAATTATGAATATCAAATAATTACGGCAGAGGGTGAGAGAAAATGGGTTCTGGAGATGGGAGAAGGAGTTTTTGGCGAGGGAGGAGAGGTTGAGGCTCTTGAAGGGATAATCATTGACATAACATATCGGAAGAGAATCGAAGACAGGCTTAAGTATAATAGCGAGCACGACAGGTGGACGGGTCTGCATAACTTGAATTATCTTGAGACTCTTCTAGAGAGGGATGGAAAACATCGAAGGCTTGAGAACAGGGCATTTGTCAGTACAAATCTGAACACTGTTCAGTCACTTACCGCAACCTATGGATTTCATTACACTCAGGAGTTGATGAGGGAAGTAGCAGATATGCTCGGCCAGTATTGTACAGACCGACGCATGCTGTTCTATACATATGAAAATCTATTTGTTTTCTACTTGAAAGACTACAAAGACAGAGAAGAACTGACTGAATTCTGCAGAGACATTGCGAATATGCTCGAGTCACTACTCGTTGCTGAGAGAATTGGCGGTGGGATAGGCGTTGTTCAAATTGATAAAGACAGTGACCGCGATGTAGATCAGCTAATGAAGAGACTTCTGATTGCCTCAGAAAAAGCTCTGAACATATACGACAGAGATGTTGGGATTTGTTTCTATGACGCAGAAATCGAAATGGAAATGATTCGTGAAGAAGAGATAAAGCGTGAGCTCACTAAAATCGCCGCGGATGAAAACTACGGCGAACTGTTTTTACAGTATCAGCCGATCCTGGATCTAGAATCAAATCGGATCTGTGGTTTTGAAGCTCTGTCCAGATTGAAGATTGAAAAGTTTGGTCTTGTGCCGGCTTTGGAATTCATCCCCATAGCTGAAAAGACAAAGTTGATCGTCCCGATCGGTCGCAGAGCCATTATCAGGGCCCTGCGTTTTCTAAGAAGGTTGAAGGACAATGGATTCGGCGGAGTACTTGTCTCGATCAATGTCTCTGCAATTCAGCTGCTGAGGAGCGATTTTTCCGAGAATCTCTTCAAGATGATAGATCGGACACAGGTCAATCGGGAGAATATCGGGCTAGAGATTACGGAGTCGGTATTTGCCTCGAACTACGAGGAAATAAACCGAATCATCGGAGGCCTTAAGGATTCGGGAATTCAGATTGCTATCGATGATTTTGGGACAGGGTACTCCTCTCTTGCGAGAGAAAGGGAGCTGAATGTGAACTGCCTGAAGATCGACAAGTCCTTCATTGACAAACTGATGTGTTTAGACGCGAAGAACACGATCACTAG